Proteins from one Primulina huaijiensis isolate GDHJ02 chromosome 18, ASM1229523v2, whole genome shotgun sequence genomic window:
- the LOC140964690 gene encoding uncharacterized protein has protein sequence MVNFVAAQKPLLLGLMKMAGVIPHTVEIEPGTVMNIWVPSETVKKPKKSEKSAIMATTKPTKPVVVLVHGFAAEGVVTWQFQVGSLTKKYSVYVPDLLFFGGSITDNPNRSPTFQAECLVKGLRKLGIERCTLVGFSYGGMVAFKMAELYPELVEAVVISGSILAMTDSISNETLKGLGFSSSSELLLPDSVKGCKALLKVAAHKKLWFPDKLHKDFLEVMFTNRKDRAELLEGLVVSNKDANIPNFPQRIHLLWGENDQIFKLELAQNMKQQLGDKATFQVIKKAGHLVHLERPCVYNRCLNQFLASLYLNK, from the exons ATGGTGAATTTTGTGGCAGCCCAGAAGCCATTGTTGCTAGGCTTGATGAAGATGGCCGGAGTTATCCCCCACACAGTTGAAATCGAGCCCGGAACTGTCATGAACATTTGGGTCCCTTCCGAAACAGTCAAAAAGCCCAAAAAATCCGAGAAAAGCGCCATCATGGCCACAACCAAACCAACCAAACCCGTAGTAGTACTCGTCCACGGCTTCGCTGCCGAGGGCGTCGTCACGTGGCAATTCCAAGTGGGCTCCCTCACGAAGAAATACTCCGTCTACGTGCCAGACCTTCTCTTCTTCGGCGGGTCCATCACCGACAATCCCAACCGCTCGCCGACTTTCCAGGCGGAGTGTCTGGTGAAGGGGCTGAGGAAGCTGGGGATCGAGAGGTGTACGTTGGTGGGTTTCAGTTACGGCGGCATGGTGGCGTTCAAGATGGCGGAGCTGTACCCGGAGCTGGTGGAGGCGGTGGTGATCTCCGGGTCCATCCTAGCCATGACGGATTCGATCAGCAACGAAACATTGAAGGGGCTCGGGTTTTCATCATCTTCGGAGCTGTTGTTGCCTGATTCTGTCAAAGGTTGTAAGGCGTTGCTCAAAGTTGCGGCACACAAGAAACTGTGGTTCCCCGACAAGCTTCATAAGGACTTTCTAGAG GTGATGTTCACCAACAGGAAGGATAGGGCTGAACTACTTGAAGGTCTGGTGGTCAGCAACAAAGATGCCAACATCCCGAATTTCCCCCAG AGAATACATCTTCTGTGGGGTGAGAATGATCAGATTTTCAAGCTGGAACTTGCTCAGAACATGAAACA GCAGCTAGGAGACAAGGCTACATTTCAAGTCATAAAGAAAGCTGGTCACCTGGTTCACCTAGAAAGGCCATGTGTCTACAATAGATGTCTCAACCAGTTCCTTGCTTCATTGTATCTCAATAAATGA